One genomic segment of Falco biarmicus isolate bFalBia1 chromosome 15, bFalBia1.pri, whole genome shotgun sequence includes these proteins:
- the HSD17B2 gene encoding 17-beta-hydroxysteroid dehydrogenase type 2 isoform X1 — MDALAGSPLGWLCVGITALFGVTILCRAKRSLAGKANVLAWSLLPVLLGLLCMATLGAGRGLVACAACLISSMYLGSRELLPVGDKAVLITGSDTGIGHALAKYLDNLGFVVFAGVLNKDGPGAEELRRTCSRRLSLLQLDITNATQVQEAYLKVSKKVQNTGLWGVVNNAGILGFPADGELLPMNTYRQCMEVNFFGAVEVSKTFLPLLRKSRGRLVNMSSMAGGIPLPRYAAYGASKAALSMFSGVMRQELSKWGIKVAAIHPSGFRTGIQGTSDLWDKQEKELLENLPVDTRQAYGEDYLLGLKSYLPRMPTYCDANLSPVLSAILQALLAKRPRGLYTPGKGAYMPLCIFCYFPLWFYDFFIRKMLSTDSVPRALRTPEAESKNL; from the exons ATGGATGCTCTTGCCGGCAGCCCCCTTGGATGGCTCTGCGTGGGCATCACCGCGCTTTTTGGGGTGACCATCCTCTGCAGGGCCAAGAGGAGCCTGGCAGGGAAAGCAAATGTGCTGGCGTGGAGCCTCCTGCCCGTcttgctggggctgctgtgcaTGGCCAcgctgggggctggcagggggctggtggcGTGCGCCGCGTGCCTCATCTCCTCCATGTacctgggcagcagggagctgctgcccgTGGGCGACAAAGCTGTGCTCATCACAG GAAGCGATACTGGGATTGGACATGCACTGGCTAAATACCTGGATAACCTGGGTTTCGTTGTGTTTGCTGGGGTTTTGAATAAGGATGGACCTGGAGCTGAGGAACTGAGACGGACCTGTTCTCGGAGACTTTCTCTCCTGCAGCTGGATATAACCAATGCCACTCAAGTCCAGGAAGCCTATCTAAAAGTCTCAAAAAAGGTGCAAAATACAG gACTCTGGGGAGTCGTGAACAATGCAGGCATCCTGGGTTTCCCTGCTGATGGCGAGCTGCTCCCCATGAACACCTACAGGCAGTGCATGGAGGTGAATTTCTTTGGGGCTGTAGAGGTGTCCAAGACCTTCCTACCTTTACTTCGGAAATCCCGGGGGAGGCTGGTTAACATGTCCAGCATGGCAG GAGGCATTCCACTACCGAGATATGCTGCATACGGTGCATCAAAAGCAGCTCTGTCCATGTTTTCTGGAGTAATGAGGCAAGAGCTTTCCAAATGGGGAATTAAAGTTGCTGCAATTCATCCGTCAGGCTTCCGAACAG GTATACAAGGCACGTCTGACCTGTGGGATAAGCAAGaaaaggagctgctggagaaccTGCCAGTGGACACAAGGCAAGCCTACGGAGAGGACTACCTCCTGGGGCTGAAGAGCTACCTCCCGCGGATGCCCACGTACTGTGACGCCAACCTCTCCCCGGTGCTGAGCGCTATCCTGCAGGCTCTGCTGGCCAAGAGACCACGCGGCTTGTACACGCCTGGCAAGGGGGCTTACATGCCCCTCTGCATCTTCTGCTACTTTCCCCTCTGGTTCTATGACTTTTTCATTAGGAAGATGCTGAGTACTGACTCTGTCCCAAGGGCACTGAGAACACCAGAAGCTGAAAGCAAGAATCTCTAA
- the HSD17B2 gene encoding 17-beta-hydroxysteroid dehydrogenase type 2 isoform X3 yields the protein MSIPSAVNHYPASIFFRRWSCQAEGIKGSDTGIGHALAKYLDNLGFVVFAGVLNKDGPGAEELRRTCSRRLSLLQLDITNATQVQEAYLKVSKKVQNTGLWGVVNNAGILGFPADGELLPMNTYRQCMEVNFFGAVEVSKTFLPLLRKSRGRLVNMSSMAGGIPLPRYAAYGASKAALSMFSGVMRQELSKWGIKVAAIHPSGFRTGIQGTSDLWDKQEKELLENLPVDTRQAYGEDYLLGLKSYLPRMPTYCDANLSPVLSAILQALLAKRPRGLYTPGKGAYMPLCIFCYFPLWFYDFFIRKMLSTDSVPRALRTPEAESKNL from the exons ATGTCCATTCCCAGTGCTGTCAATCATTATCCAGCCAGCATATTTTTCAGAAGGTGGAGCTGTCAGGCAGAAGGAATAAAAG GAAGCGATACTGGGATTGGACATGCACTGGCTAAATACCTGGATAACCTGGGTTTCGTTGTGTTTGCTGGGGTTTTGAATAAGGATGGACCTGGAGCTGAGGAACTGAGACGGACCTGTTCTCGGAGACTTTCTCTCCTGCAGCTGGATATAACCAATGCCACTCAAGTCCAGGAAGCCTATCTAAAAGTCTCAAAAAAGGTGCAAAATACAG gACTCTGGGGAGTCGTGAACAATGCAGGCATCCTGGGTTTCCCTGCTGATGGCGAGCTGCTCCCCATGAACACCTACAGGCAGTGCATGGAGGTGAATTTCTTTGGGGCTGTAGAGGTGTCCAAGACCTTCCTACCTTTACTTCGGAAATCCCGGGGGAGGCTGGTTAACATGTCCAGCATGGCAG GAGGCATTCCACTACCGAGATATGCTGCATACGGTGCATCAAAAGCAGCTCTGTCCATGTTTTCTGGAGTAATGAGGCAAGAGCTTTCCAAATGGGGAATTAAAGTTGCTGCAATTCATCCGTCAGGCTTCCGAACAG GTATACAAGGCACGTCTGACCTGTGGGATAAGCAAGaaaaggagctgctggagaaccTGCCAGTGGACACAAGGCAAGCCTACGGAGAGGACTACCTCCTGGGGCTGAAGAGCTACCTCCCGCGGATGCCCACGTACTGTGACGCCAACCTCTCCCCGGTGCTGAGCGCTATCCTGCAGGCTCTGCTGGCCAAGAGACCACGCGGCTTGTACACGCCTGGCAAGGGGGCTTACATGCCCCTCTGCATCTTCTGCTACTTTCCCCTCTGGTTCTATGACTTTTTCATTAGGAAGATGCTGAGTACTGACTCTGTCCCAAGGGCACTGAGAACACCAGAAGCTGAAAGCAAGAATCTCTAA
- the HSD17B2 gene encoding 17-beta-hydroxysteroid dehydrogenase type 2 isoform X2 — MPGGHLEIDLPSRLLYRDQTQKREEDGISSKFSSPALSPPGVLPTGSDTGIGHALAKYLDNLGFVVFAGVLNKDGPGAEELRRTCSRRLSLLQLDITNATQVQEAYLKVSKKVQNTGLWGVVNNAGILGFPADGELLPMNTYRQCMEVNFFGAVEVSKTFLPLLRKSRGRLVNMSSMAGGIPLPRYAAYGASKAALSMFSGVMRQELSKWGIKVAAIHPSGFRTGIQGTSDLWDKQEKELLENLPVDTRQAYGEDYLLGLKSYLPRMPTYCDANLSPVLSAILQALLAKRPRGLYTPGKGAYMPLCIFCYFPLWFYDFFIRKMLSTDSVPRALRTPEAESKNL, encoded by the exons ATGCCAGGG gGACACCTGGAAATAGATTTGCCTAGCAGGCTTTTATACAGGGATCAAACACAAAAGCGAGAAGAGGATGGGATAAGCAGCAAGTTCTCCTCTCCTGCTTTATCTCCCCCTGGGGTCCTCCCCACAG GAAGCGATACTGGGATTGGACATGCACTGGCTAAATACCTGGATAACCTGGGTTTCGTTGTGTTTGCTGGGGTTTTGAATAAGGATGGACCTGGAGCTGAGGAACTGAGACGGACCTGTTCTCGGAGACTTTCTCTCCTGCAGCTGGATATAACCAATGCCACTCAAGTCCAGGAAGCCTATCTAAAAGTCTCAAAAAAGGTGCAAAATACAG gACTCTGGGGAGTCGTGAACAATGCAGGCATCCTGGGTTTCCCTGCTGATGGCGAGCTGCTCCCCATGAACACCTACAGGCAGTGCATGGAGGTGAATTTCTTTGGGGCTGTAGAGGTGTCCAAGACCTTCCTACCTTTACTTCGGAAATCCCGGGGGAGGCTGGTTAACATGTCCAGCATGGCAG GAGGCATTCCACTACCGAGATATGCTGCATACGGTGCATCAAAAGCAGCTCTGTCCATGTTTTCTGGAGTAATGAGGCAAGAGCTTTCCAAATGGGGAATTAAAGTTGCTGCAATTCATCCGTCAGGCTTCCGAACAG GTATACAAGGCACGTCTGACCTGTGGGATAAGCAAGaaaaggagctgctggagaaccTGCCAGTGGACACAAGGCAAGCCTACGGAGAGGACTACCTCCTGGGGCTGAAGAGCTACCTCCCGCGGATGCCCACGTACTGTGACGCCAACCTCTCCCCGGTGCTGAGCGCTATCCTGCAGGCTCTGCTGGCCAAGAGACCACGCGGCTTGTACACGCCTGGCAAGGGGGCTTACATGCCCCTCTGCATCTTCTGCTACTTTCCCCTCTGGTTCTATGACTTTTTCATTAGGAAGATGCTGAGTACTGACTCTGTCCCAAGGGCACTGAGAACACCAGAAGCTGAAAGCAAGAATCTCTAA